In Arthrobacter sp. SLBN-112, a genomic segment contains:
- a CDS encoding MFS transporter, whose product MSTTPTRVPLTSQGAGTGVRDPRKAAMSGWIGSALEYYDFALYSLAATLVFPAIFFPSGNPTVALIASLATYAVGYVSRPIGAVVLGAYGDRHGRKKVLVFAMLLMGFATFAVGLLPTYGQVGLLAPALLVVLRLIQGFAVAGELGGASAMIVEHSPDARRGFFASFSLQGTQVGSILATAVLLPLAALLPADQFSSWGWRVPFLLSAVVILAGYLIRRRVTEPPAYAQSGTAQAKQRFPLVELLRTRPGVLVRCVAMTFTNVIGMATLIFGVSYATQKGYGNGFSSSEFLWVTLVANIAAVITIPVFGALSDRIGRRMLMAAGGVIGGVLVTGYLWAIQQGSLPLVFVCVVIVQGIFFQMWNATFATFFQEQFPMRIRVTGFAVSQNIGLMIASFFPSIFTAIAPPGSANVPLTIGLTTLGICLVSAVATLMSSDTKGKSLEDLEGQQAS is encoded by the coding sequence ATGAGCACCACCCCAACCCGCGTGCCCCTCACCAGCCAAGGGGCTGGAACCGGTGTGCGGGACCCCAGAAAAGCCGCGATGAGCGGCTGGATCGGAAGCGCCCTCGAGTACTACGACTTTGCGCTGTACTCACTGGCGGCAACCCTGGTCTTCCCCGCCATCTTCTTCCCGTCCGGGAACCCGACCGTAGCCCTCATCGCCTCCCTGGCCACCTACGCCGTCGGCTATGTCTCCCGGCCCATCGGTGCCGTGGTGCTTGGTGCGTACGGTGACCGGCACGGCCGCAAGAAGGTGCTCGTGTTCGCGATGCTGCTCATGGGTTTCGCGACCTTCGCTGTTGGACTCCTCCCCACGTACGGGCAGGTCGGTCTCCTTGCGCCGGCACTGCTGGTGGTCCTCCGGCTTATCCAGGGTTTCGCGGTGGCCGGTGAGCTGGGCGGTGCCAGCGCGATGATCGTGGAACATTCACCGGACGCGAGGCGTGGCTTCTTCGCCAGCTTCAGCCTCCAGGGCACCCAGGTGGGCTCGATCCTGGCCACGGCGGTGCTCCTCCCGCTCGCCGCGCTCCTCCCGGCGGACCAGTTCAGCTCCTGGGGCTGGCGCGTCCCGTTCCTGCTCAGCGCCGTCGTCATCCTTGCGGGCTACCTGATCCGCCGCCGCGTGACCGAACCCCCCGCCTATGCGCAGTCCGGAACGGCCCAGGCCAAGCAGCGCTTCCCGCTCGTCGAGCTCCTGCGCACACGCCCCGGCGTCCTGGTCCGCTGCGTCGCGATGACGTTCACCAACGTGATCGGCATGGCCACGCTGATCTTCGGCGTCTCCTACGCCACCCAGAAGGGCTACGGCAACGGCTTCTCCAGCAGTGAGTTCCTCTGGGTGACCCTGGTGGCCAACATCGCTGCCGTCATCACCATCCCGGTTTTCGGCGCATTGTCCGACCGGATCGGCCGGCGGATGCTCATGGCGGCCGGCGGGGTCATTGGCGGCGTGCTGGTGACCGGATACCTTTGGGCGATCCAGCAGGGAAGCCTGCCGCTGGTCTTCGTGTGCGTCGTGATCGTGCAGGGCATCTTCTTCCAGATGTGGAACGCCACGTTCGCCACGTTTTTCCAGGAGCAGTTCCCCATGCGGATCCGGGTGACCGGCTTTGCCGTCTCGCAGAACATCGGGCTGATGATCGCCTCATTCTTCCCGAGCATCTTCACCGCGATCGCTCCTCCCGGCTCCGCCAACGTGCCGCTCA
- a CDS encoding NAD(P)-dependent oxidoreductase, which translates to MDTKVSVAVLGTGIMGAAMARNLLRADHKVSVWNRDASKTDPLAAEGALRAPSPAEAVEAADVVLTMLYDADAVEQVMRQAAPGIRPGTAWIQSTTVGVEDVPKIAALAAELGLDLVEAPVSGTRAPAEAGQLLVLAAGPEGVRDRVAPVLDAVGARTIWTGEDPSLGSAARLKLVVNSWVIAASNAAGEVVALAQALGVDPEQFLSVLDGGPLDLPYLRTKMGLILDDGLEPASFAVDTARKDAHLIIDAAAQEGLKLDGAEAAAARLDRVAGQGRDKQDMAAAYHASR; encoded by the coding sequence ATGGATACCAAGGTGAGCGTGGCGGTTCTGGGGACCGGAATCATGGGAGCGGCCATGGCGCGCAATCTCCTCCGGGCCGATCACAAGGTGTCAGTGTGGAACCGGGATGCCAGCAAGACTGATCCGCTGGCCGCCGAAGGTGCCCTGCGGGCGCCCAGCCCTGCCGAAGCGGTGGAGGCCGCCGACGTTGTCCTCACCATGCTGTACGACGCCGACGCGGTTGAGCAGGTCATGCGGCAGGCGGCGCCCGGCATCCGGCCAGGCACGGCATGGATCCAGTCCACCACCGTGGGTGTGGAGGATGTTCCCAAAATCGCTGCCTTGGCCGCCGAGCTGGGCCTGGACCTGGTGGAGGCACCCGTCTCCGGCACCCGTGCGCCCGCCGAGGCGGGCCAGCTCCTGGTACTCGCCGCCGGCCCCGAGGGCGTGCGCGACCGCGTAGCGCCGGTCCTTGATGCCGTTGGCGCCCGCACCATCTGGACGGGCGAAGACCCCTCCCTGGGCTCGGCTGCCCGGCTCAAGCTGGTGGTCAACAGCTGGGTCATTGCCGCCTCCAATGCTGCGGGCGAGGTGGTGGCGCTTGCCCAGGCGCTGGGCGTCGATCCGGAGCAGTTCCTCAGCGTGCTCGACGGCGGCCCGCTGGACCTGCCCTACCTGCGGACCAAGATGGGCCTCATCCTGGACGATGGATTGGAGCCCGCGTCCTTCGCCGTCGACACCGCCCGCAAGGATGCCCACCTCATTATCGATGCCGCCGCACAAGAGGGGCTGAAACTTGACGGCGCGGAGGCAGCCGCCGCCAGGCTGGACCGGGTGGCCGGCCAAGGGCGCGACAAGCAGGACATGGCAGCCGCTTACCACGCGAGCCGGTAG
- a CDS encoding glycosyltransferase family 87 protein, giving the protein MQRPDKESAISTDALFGNLTRIRDVILPARVRAALNSGRGLLGGFIVVHLVFLVFGASLSLRGEAFSDTFIYREWAMAGFNDANLSGGPSPWVYPILALIPMAIAGVAGPGPFFLLWVLMTTLLNGWALLKLTGRGRNSNAIPAGWWWLAFTFLMGWLGFARVDGLTAPLVLVALAYGVQRPFVASILLAVGTWVKVWPAAIMLALFAVVKNRLLVVLAGIAATAGVVALAAALGSVPKLLNFLTQQGDRGMQLEATFTTPWLWLSVLNIGGSRMYMNTDINSMQVDGPGTAVMSVLMQPLLVLAALLVAGLTFWALHNGKQHKVAGGVDRTELLLAGALTLATAFVVFNKVGSPQFMVWLGPAVAVGLAHSWREWRVPAAMLIAIAVATYFIYPLFYDALSHNNPWMALVLTIRNVLLVVLFLWSVRRLYSLGKKTAAPAPALKET; this is encoded by the coding sequence GTGCAACGACCTGACAAGGAATCCGCCATTTCCACCGACGCTCTCTTCGGCAACCTCACCCGGATCCGCGATGTCATCCTTCCCGCCAGGGTGCGGGCGGCGCTGAACAGCGGGCGCGGGCTGCTGGGCGGCTTCATCGTGGTGCACCTGGTCTTCCTGGTGTTCGGCGCGTCCCTGTCCCTGCGCGGCGAGGCCTTCAGCGACACCTTCATCTACCGCGAGTGGGCCATGGCCGGCTTCAACGACGCGAACCTCTCCGGCGGCCCCAGCCCCTGGGTCTACCCCATCCTGGCCTTGATTCCCATGGCCATCGCCGGGGTGGCAGGACCTGGCCCGTTCTTCTTACTCTGGGTCCTCATGACCACACTCCTCAACGGCTGGGCGCTGCTGAAACTCACCGGGCGGGGCCGCAACTCCAATGCCATCCCCGCCGGCTGGTGGTGGCTGGCATTCACGTTCCTGATGGGCTGGCTGGGATTCGCCCGCGTTGACGGCCTCACCGCTCCGCTGGTCCTGGTGGCCCTGGCGTATGGCGTCCAGCGCCCGTTCGTCGCCTCGATCCTGCTGGCAGTCGGCACCTGGGTCAAGGTGTGGCCGGCAGCCATCATGCTTGCCCTCTTTGCCGTCGTGAAGAACCGCCTGCTGGTGGTGCTGGCAGGAATAGCCGCGACGGCAGGCGTCGTGGCGCTGGCGGCAGCCCTGGGCAGCGTCCCCAAGCTCCTGAACTTCCTCACGCAGCAGGGCGACCGCGGCATGCAGCTCGAGGCCACCTTCACCACCCCCTGGCTCTGGCTGTCCGTCCTGAACATTGGAGGCTCCCGGATGTACATGAACACGGACATCAACTCCATGCAGGTGGACGGCCCCGGCACCGCCGTCATGTCCGTGCTGATGCAGCCGCTCCTGGTCCTGGCCGCCCTGCTGGTGGCCGGGCTGACGTTCTGGGCGCTCCACAACGGAAAGCAGCACAAGGTGGCCGGCGGCGTTGACCGCACCGAACTGCTCCTCGCCGGCGCCCTGACCCTTGCCACCGCCTTCGTGGTGTTCAACAAGGTGGGATCCCCGCAATTCATGGTGTGGCTCGGACCCGCCGTCGCCGTCGGCCTGGCACACAGCTGGCGCGAATGGCGCGTCCCGGCAGCGATGCTGATCGCCATCGCCGTGGCCACCTACTTCATCTACCCGCTCTTCTACGACGCCCTCAGCCACAACAACCCATGGATGGCGCTGGTGCTGACCATCCGCAACGTCCTGCTGGTGGTCCTGTTCCTGTGGAGCGTCCGGCGCCTGTACTCGCTGGGCAAGAAGACCGCAGCACCCGCCCCCGCGCTCAAGGAGACCTGA
- a CDS encoding glycosyltransferase family 87 protein: MTVRSKVLPATVVDWFARPSSVWWGFAVVHVYFLGWMASFFLNGNTFSDTEQYRQWAMEGYNPADLTGKISPWVYPVLAQIPIFLANVAGPGLYLLAWFLIITALNAVGLLYLTRGPRTVTGVAPAWWWLFFTVFMGYLSFARVEGITAPIVLIALLYVAERPVVAGVLLSIATWIKVWPAAVLVPIVIASHKRVQVVLTGAAVTAVVCLGTWLTGGLPHIMDFLTNQGERGMQLEATFSTPWVWLSVFHIAGSKMADNTAINSTEVYGPGADVAAFLMQPLLILAALGAAILLVRALRRGAEREELFLEGALMMVTAFIVFNKVGSPQFIIWLAPVIIAGLTHDWERWKVPAALLMGIAMTTFVIYPLFYTPLIHAHPVMAAILTTRNVLFVVLLWWSVKRTAELGRKTTAQVPAGA; encoded by the coding sequence GTGACGGTCCGCAGCAAAGTCCTCCCGGCCACGGTGGTGGACTGGTTCGCCCGCCCCTCCAGCGTCTGGTGGGGCTTCGCCGTCGTGCACGTGTATTTCCTGGGCTGGATGGCATCCTTCTTCCTGAACGGCAATACGTTCAGCGACACCGAGCAATACCGGCAGTGGGCCATGGAGGGCTACAACCCGGCGGACCTGACCGGCAAGATCAGCCCCTGGGTCTACCCGGTCCTGGCGCAGATCCCCATTTTCCTCGCGAACGTCGCCGGCCCCGGCCTCTACCTGCTGGCATGGTTCCTGATCATCACGGCGCTCAACGCCGTCGGCCTGCTCTACCTCACCCGCGGACCACGGACTGTGACCGGTGTTGCTCCGGCCTGGTGGTGGCTGTTCTTCACGGTCTTCATGGGCTACCTCAGCTTCGCCCGGGTGGAAGGCATCACCGCCCCGATCGTGCTGATCGCGCTGCTCTACGTGGCGGAGCGGCCCGTCGTGGCAGGCGTCCTGCTCAGCATCGCCACCTGGATCAAGGTGTGGCCTGCGGCCGTGCTCGTGCCCATCGTGATCGCCAGCCACAAGCGGGTCCAGGTGGTGCTCACCGGCGCCGCCGTGACCGCCGTCGTCTGCCTGGGGACCTGGCTGACCGGCGGCCTGCCGCACATCATGGACTTCCTCACCAACCAGGGCGAGCGCGGCATGCAGCTCGAGGCCACGTTCTCCACCCCCTGGGTCTGGCTGAGCGTCTTCCACATCGCGGGCTCCAAAATGGCGGACAACACGGCCATCAACTCCACCGAGGTCTACGGCCCCGGGGCCGACGTGGCCGCGTTCCTCATGCAGCCGCTGCTCATCCTCGCCGCCCTTGGCGCTGCCATCCTGCTGGTGCGTGCCCTGCGGCGCGGCGCCGAGCGGGAGGAGCTGTTCCTTGAAGGCGCCCTGATGATGGTCACCGCGTTCATCGTCTTCAACAAGGTGGGCTCCCCGCAGTTCATCATCTGGCTGGCACCGGTGATCATCGCGGGCCTGACGCACGACTGGGAGCGCTGGAAGGTCCCGGCAGCGTTGCTGATGGGCATCGCCATGACCACGTTCGTGATCTACCCGCTGTTCTACACGCCGCTCATCCACGCCCACCCGGTCATGGCGGCCATCCTCACCACCCGCAACGTGCTCTTCGTGGTGCTGCTGTGGTGGTCGGTGAAGCGCACCGCGGAGCTCGGCCGGAAGACCACCGCGCAGGTACCGGCAGGAGCCTAG
- the mptB gene encoding polyprenol phosphomannose-dependent alpha 1,6 mannosyltransferase MptB, with the protein MTAGGSHLRTSDSRPGEPADASAPAKGRAYLATIEGFIGALMMFVGSTGTGWIANGSPMIRQPVVIALRTEGWGVAVSTVLLTAGAMLLMRSWLRLGQRLGDWGQSSLRSVVAAISAWSLPLLFCVPVFSRDVYAYTGQGRLVMEGQNPYEVGISTLNNWFALGADPAWAENRTPYGPYFLWLARGVVGLTGAQPDASVLLFRLLAGVGVLLCVIYVPKLAELHGINGARALWVSVANPLFLISFIASAHNDALMVGLAVAGVYLAATRRYLLGILLVTASIGIKPITVLLLPFIGLMWAGPGATWPRKFLTWAATAAISFGVLALSGIPFNLGIGWTWAIMDPTPGYTGYSPSGFLGQQVEMLANALGLPGGTLATFLRTGMKWAAIGLVLLLMFRGDYSRAVRRMALAFTAVVMLSPIIQPWYILWFLPFLAVTGIRDDWQIRSLYVGVTFFVVFGAQDQLSVWSFVELPIDASSMAFFTALAFTFYLLVLDVHTRKLLIEGKPLDVARRAWKWAVDRRAARRAEARAAVDRSEAP; encoded by the coding sequence ATGACGGCAGGCGGGTCACACCTCAGGACTTCGGACAGCCGGCCGGGCGAACCGGCCGACGCCTCCGCGCCTGCCAAGGGCCGCGCCTACCTGGCAACCATCGAAGGTTTTATTGGCGCCCTCATGATGTTCGTCGGCTCCACCGGCACCGGCTGGATCGCCAACGGCTCGCCGATGATCCGCCAGCCCGTGGTGATCGCGCTCCGCACCGAGGGCTGGGGCGTAGCAGTATCCACGGTGCTGTTGACCGCCGGGGCCATGCTGCTGATGCGCTCCTGGCTGCGGCTGGGCCAGCGGCTGGGGGACTGGGGCCAATCGTCGCTGCGGTCCGTGGTGGCAGCCATCTCCGCCTGGTCCCTGCCCCTGCTTTTCTGTGTTCCAGTCTTCTCCCGCGACGTCTACGCCTACACGGGCCAGGGCCGGCTGGTGATGGAAGGCCAGAACCCCTACGAGGTGGGCATCTCCACCCTCAACAACTGGTTTGCCCTTGGAGCCGACCCCGCCTGGGCGGAAAACCGCACACCCTACGGCCCCTACTTCCTATGGCTGGCGCGCGGGGTGGTGGGACTGACCGGCGCGCAGCCGGACGCATCGGTCCTGCTCTTCCGGTTGCTGGCCGGCGTCGGCGTGCTGCTCTGCGTCATCTACGTGCCCAAGCTCGCCGAGCTGCACGGCATCAACGGGGCGCGCGCACTCTGGGTTTCCGTGGCCAACCCGTTGTTCCTGATCAGTTTCATCGCCAGCGCCCACAACGACGCCCTGATGGTGGGGCTCGCCGTCGCCGGGGTGTACCTGGCCGCAACCCGCCGGTACCTCCTGGGCATCCTCCTGGTGACCGCCTCCATCGGCATCAAGCCCATCACGGTGCTGCTGCTGCCGTTCATCGGCCTGATGTGGGCCGGCCCGGGCGCCACCTGGCCGCGCAAGTTCCTCACGTGGGCTGCGACGGCGGCCATCAGCTTTGGCGTCCTGGCGCTCAGCGGCATCCCGTTCAACCTGGGCATCGGCTGGACCTGGGCCATCATGGACCCTACCCCGGGCTACACGGGCTATTCGCCGTCAGGGTTCCTGGGCCAGCAGGTGGAGATGCTTGCCAACGCGCTGGGCCTGCCGGGCGGGACGCTGGCCACCTTCCTGCGGACCGGCATGAAGTGGGCCGCCATCGGGCTGGTGCTGCTGCTGATGTTCCGCGGCGACTACTCGCGGGCGGTGCGCCGGATGGCCCTGGCGTTCACCGCCGTCGTCATGCTCTCACCCATCATCCAGCCCTGGTACATCCTGTGGTTCCTGCCGTTCCTGGCCGTCACCGGCATCCGGGACGACTGGCAGATCCGGTCGCTCTATGTGGGCGTGACGTTCTTCGTGGTGTTCGGCGCCCAGGACCAGCTCTCGGTCTGGTCCTTCGTGGAGCTGCCCATCGACGCCTCATCCATGGCGTTCTTCACCGCCCTGGCCTTCACGTTCTACCTGCTGGTCCTGGATGTCCACACCCGGAAACTGCTGATCGAAGGGAAACCGCTGGATGTGGCGCGGCGCGCCTGGAAGTGGGCGGTGGACCGCCGGGCTGCGCGCCGGGCCGAGGCCCGTGCCGCCGTCGACCGCTCCGAAGCCCCCTAG